A genomic stretch from Hemicordylus capensis ecotype Gifberg chromosome 1, rHemCap1.1.pri, whole genome shotgun sequence includes:
- the EVX2 gene encoding homeobox even-skipped homolog protein 2: MMERIRKEMILMERGLHSPTAGKRLANLSDSAGNAVLEALENSPHSGRLSPRLTSASLHSAIGDIPAKGKFEIDTLFNLQHQNSESGIASDLPTSESRKKISHYSEVAQEADMNSDVEVGCSALRSPASLTSSQLKENNNKGYSESSSTPSTTTSSSGSSLSSLHSGNALGSSSSGADQVRRYRTAFTREQIARLEKEFYRENYVSRPRRCELAAALNLPETTIKVWFQNRRMKDKRQRLAMSWPHPADPSFYTYMMTHAAATGSLPYPFHSHVPLHYYPHVGVTAAAAAAAASGAAASPFATSIRPLDTFRALSHPYSRPELLCSFRHPGLYQSPAAAAAAGLNSSAAASAAAAAAAAAAAAASSAPPTGSAPCSCLSCHSSQSAAAAAAALGSRASGSDFTCTAAGAAAATQRSESGFLPYSAAVLSKTAVSSPDQREEAPLTR; this comes from the exons ATGATGGAAAGAATAAGAAAAGAGATGATCCTGATGGaaagagggctgcacagcccgaCGGCTGGCAAAAGGCTGGCGAATTTGTCAGACTCAGCTGGAAACGCGGTGCTGGAGGCCCTGGAAAACTCGCCACACAGCGGCCGCCTCAGCCCCAGACTAACTTCCGCTTCTCTGCACAGCGCGATCGGAGACATCCCCGCCAAAGGCAAATTCGAAATAGACACTTTATTCAACCTTCAGCACCAGAACAGTGAAAGTGGCATCGCCTCGGACCTGCCTACCTCCGAAAGCAGGAAGAAGATTAGCCATTACTCAGAAGTTGCTCAAGAGGCAGATATGAACAGTGATGTGGAGGTGGGATGCTCTGCGCTCCGCTCTCCTGCCAGCCTGACTTCCTCCCAGCTGAAGGAAAACAATAACAAAG GATATTCGGAAAGCAGTTCaacccccagcaccaccacctcGTCCTCAGGATCCAGTTTGAGCAGCCTACATAGTGGGAATGCCTTGGGGAGCTCTAGCTCCGGAGCCGACCAGGTGAGGAGGTACCGCACCGCCTTCACCCGGGAGCAGATCGCCAGGCTGGAGAAGGAGTTCTACCGCGAGAACTATGTCTCTCGGCCCAGAAGGTGCGAGCTGGCCGCGGCGCTCAACCTCCCGGAGACCACCATCAAG GTGTGGTTCCAGAACCGACGGATGAAGGACAAGCGGCAGAGGCTGGCCATGTCGTGGCCCCACCCAGCGGACCCCAGCTTCTACACCTACATGATGACCCACGCCGCCGCCACGGGGAGCCTGCCCTACCCCTTCCACTCCCACGTGCCTCTGCACTACTACCCACACGTCGGGGTGACGGCGGCAGCGGCTGCCGCTGCGGCGTCCGGAGCAGCGGCCTCGCCTTTCGCCACCTCCATCCGCCCGCTGGACACCTTCCGCGCCCTCTCGCACCCGTACTCCCGCCCCGAGCTGCTGTGCAGCTTCAGGCACCCGGGCCTCTACCAGTCGCCTGCGGCTGCAGCTGCCGCGGGGCTCAACAGCAGCGCCGCGGCTTCTGCGGCAGCCGCTGCGGCCGCGGCCGCGGCAGCCGCGGCTTCCTCAGCTCCGCCCACCGGCTCCGCCCCCTGCTCCTGCCTCAGCTGTCACAGCAGCCaatcggcggcggcggccgcagcagcTCTGGGCTCTCGCGCCTCTGGCTCGGATTTCACCTGCACCGCAGCGGGAGCGGCAGCCGCCACGCAGCGCTCGGAAAGCGGCTTCCTGCCTTACTCGGCCGCCGTGCTCAGCAAGACCGCggtctcctccccagaccagCGGGAGGAGGCGCCCTTGACCAGATAA